One Cucurbita pepo subsp. pepo cultivar mu-cu-16 chromosome LG11, ASM280686v2, whole genome shotgun sequence DNA window includes the following coding sequences:
- the LOC111804700 gene encoding 60S ribosomal protein L17-2-like, with protein MVKYSREPDNPTKSCKARGSDLRVHFKNTRETAHAIRKLPLVKAKRYLEDVLAHKQAIPFRRFCGGVGRTAQAKNRHSNGQGRWPVKSAKFILDLLKNAESNAEVKGLDVDLLHVSHVQVNQAQKQRRRTYRAHGRINPYMSSPCHIELILSEKEEPVKKEPETQLATGKPKKGQAIRSGASS; from the exons ATG GTTAAGTATTCGAGGGAACCAGACAATCCCACCAAGT CCTGCAAGGCCCGTGGCTCGGACCTCAGAGTCCACTTTAAG aACACAAGGGAAACTGCACATGCTATCAGAAAGTTGCCATTGGTCAAGGCCAAGAGGTATCTTGAGGATGTACTTGCGCACAAGCAGGCCATTCCATTCCGTCGCTTCTGTGGTGGTGTTGGAAGAACCGCTCAGGCGAAGAATAGGCATTCCAATGGCCAAGGTCGCTGGCCTGTCAAATCTGCCAAGTTTATTCTAGATTTGCTTAAGAATGCTGAGAGCAATGCTGAA GTTAAGGGTCTTGATGTTGATTTGCTCCACGTATCTCACGTCCAGGTGAACCAAGCTCAGAAGCAAAGGCGTCGCACCTACCGTGCTCATGGAAGAATCAATC CTTACATGTCTTCTCCTTGCCATATTGAGCTGATTTTGTCTGAAAAAGAAGAGCCTGTTAAGAAGGAG CCCGAGACTCAGCTGGCGACTGGCAAACCTAAGAAAGGTCAAGCAATCCGTAGTGGCGCTTCCTCTTGA